From Dryobates pubescens isolate bDryPub1 chromosome 22, bDryPub1.pri, whole genome shotgun sequence, the proteins below share one genomic window:
- the DDB1 gene encoding DNA damage-binding protein 1: MSYNYVVTAQKPTAVNGCVTGHFTSAEDLNLLIAKNTRLEIYVVTAEGLRPVKEVGMYGKTAVMELFRPKGESKDLLFILTAKYNACILEYKQNGDSIDIITRAHGNVQDRIGRPSETGIIGIIDPECRMIGLRLYDGLFKVIPLDRENKELKAFNIRLEELQVIDVKFLYGCQAPTICFVYQDPQGRHVKTYEVSLREKEFNKGPWKQENVEAEASMVIAVPEPFGGAIIIGQESITYHNGDKYLAIAPPIIKQSTIVCHNRVDPNGSRYLLGDMEGRLFMLLLEKEEQMDGTVTLKDLRVELLGETSIAECLTYLDNGVVFVGSRLGDSQLVKLNVDSNEQGSYVVAMETFTNLGPIVDMCVVDLERQGQGQLVTCSGAFKEGSLRIIRNGIGIHEHASIDLPGIKGLWPLRSDSHRETDNTLVLSFVGQTRVLMLNGEEVEETELTGFVDDQQTFFCGNVAHQQLIQITSASVRLVSQEPKALVSEWKEPNGKNISVASCNSNQVVVAVGRALYYLEIRPQELRQISCTEMEHEVACLDITPLGDSNGMSPLCAIGLWTDISARILKLPSFELLHKEMLGGEIIPRSILMTTFESSHYLLCALGDGALFYFGLSLETGLLSDRKKVTLGTQPTVLRTFRSLSTTNVFACSDRPTVIYSSNHKLVFSNVNLKEVNYMCPLNSDGYPDSLALANNSTLTIGTIDEIQKLHIRTVPLYESPRKICYQEVSQCFGVLSSRIEVQDASGGTTALRPSASTQALSSSVSTSKLFSSSTAPHETSFGEEVEVHNLLIIDQHTFEVLHAHQFLQNEYALSLVSCKLGKDPNTYFIVGTAMVYPEEAEPKQGRIVVFHYSDGKLQSLAEKEVKGAVYSMVEFNGKLLASINSTVRLYEWTAEKELRTECNHYNNIMALYLKTKGDFILVGDLMRSVLLLAYKPMEGNFEEIARDFNPNWMSAVEILDDDNFLGAENAFNLFVCQKDSAATTDEERQHLQEVGLSHLGEFVNVFCHGSLVMQNLGETSTPTQGSVLFGTVNGMIGLVTSLSESWYNLLLDMQNRLNKVIKSVGKIEHSFWRSFHTERKTEPATGFIDGDLIESFLDISRPKMQEVVANLQIDDGSGMKREATVDDLIKIVEELTRIH, from the exons ATGTCTTACAACTACGTCGTGACGGCGCAGAAGCCGACGGCCGTGAACGGCTGCGTCACCG gccacTTCACCTCAGCCGAGGACCTGAACCTGCTGATCGCCAAGAACACGCGGCTGGAGATCTACGTGGTGACGGCGGAGGGCCTGCGGCCGGTCAAGGAGGTGGGGATGTACGGCAAGACCGCCGTCATGGAGCTCTTCCGCCCCAAG GGGGAGAGCAAGGACCTGCTGTTCATCCTGACGGCCAAGTACAACGCCTGCATCCTGGAGTACAAGCAGAACGGCGACAGCATCGACATCATCACCCGGGCCCACGGCAACGTGCAG GACCGCATCGGGCGGCCCTCGGAGACCGGCATCATCGGCATCATCGACCCCGAGTGCCGCATGATCGGCCTGCGCCTCTACGACGGCCTCTTCAAGGTCATCCCCCTGGACAGGGAGAACAAGGAGCTCAAGGCTTTCAACATCcgcctggaggagctgcaggtcaTCGACGTCAAGTTCCTCTACGGCTGTCAGGCTCCCACCATCTGCTTTGTCTATCAG GACCCCCAGGGTCGCCACGTCAAGACCTACGAGGTGTCCCTGCGGGAGAAGGAGTTCAACAAAGGTCCTTGGAAGCAGGAGAACGTGGAGGCTGAAGCCTCCATGGTCATTGCAG TGCCGGAGCCTTTTGGAGGCGCCATCATCATTGGGCAGGAGTCCATCACCTACCACAATGGTGACAAATACCTGGCCATAGCTCCACCCATCATCAAG CAAAGCACCATCGTCTGCCACAACCGCGTGGACCCCAACGGCTCCCGCTACCTGCTGGGGGACATGGAAGGACGCCTCTTCATGCTGctcctggagaaggaggagcagaTGGATGGCACTGTCACCCTGAAGGACCTGCGTGTggagctgcttggggag ACCTCCATTGCAGAGTGCTTGACCTACCTGGACAACGGAGTTGTGTTCGTTGGCTCTCGGCTCGGCGATTCCCAGCTCGTGAAG CTCAACGTGGACAGCAATGAGCAGGGCTCCTATGTGGTGGCTATGGAGACCTTCACCAACCTTGGTCCCATTGTTGACATGTGTGTGGTGGACCTGGAAagacaaggccaagggcag ctggtCACCTGCTCAGGGGCCTTCAAAGAGGGTTCCCTGCGGATCATCCGGAACGGGATTGGGATTCATGAGCACGCCAGCATCGACCTGCCAGGGATCAAAG GTCTGTGGCCCCTGAGGTCAGACTCTCACCGTGAAACAGACAATACCTTGGTGCTGTCCTTTGTTGGCCAGACCAG GGTGCTGATGTTAAATGGAGAGGAGGTGGAAGAGACAgagctcacagggtttgtggatGATCAGCAGACCTTCTTCTGTGGCAATGTGGCACACCAGCAGCTGATCCAG ATCACCTCTGCTTCGGTCAGGCTGGTTAGCCAGGAGCCCAAAGCCCTGGTGAGTGAGTGGAAAGAGCCCAATGGGAAGAACATCAGCGTGGCTTCCTGCAACAGCAACCAGGTGGTGGTGGCCGTGGGACGGGCCCTCTACTACCTGGAGATCCGGCCTCAGGAGCTCAGGCAGATCAG ctgcacagAAATGGAGCACGAAGTGGCCTGCCTGGACATCACCCCCCTGGGGGACAGCAACGGCATGTCCCCGCTCTGCGCCATCGGGCTCTGGACAGACATCTCTGCCCGCATCCTGAAGCTGCCTTCCTTTGAGCTGCTGCACAAAGAGATGCTGGGAGGAg AAATCATCCCTCGCTCCATCCTGATGACGACCTTTGAGAGCAGCCATtacctgctgtgtgccctgggagatGGGGCCCTCTTCTACTTTGGCCTCAGCCTTGAGACAg GGCTGCTGAGCGACCGCAAGAAGGTGACCCTGGGCACGCAGCCGACCGTGCTGAGGACCTTCCGCTCCCTCTCCACCACCAACGTCTTCGCCTGCTCCGACCGCCCCACCGTCATCTACAGCAGCAACCACAAGCTGGTCTTCTCCAATGTCAACCTGAAGGAGGTGAACTACATGTGTCCCCTCAACTCAGATGGCTATCCTGACAG cttggccttggccAACAACAGCACCCTGACCATCGGCACCATCGATGAGATCCAGAAGCTCCACATCCGCACAGTTCCCCTCTATGAATCACCCAG GAAGATCTGCTACCAGGAGGTGTCTCAGTGTTTTGGTGTCCTCTCGAGTCGTATCGAGGTGCAGGATGCCAGTGGGGGCACCACTGCCCTCAGACCCAGTGCCAGCACCcag GCCTTGTCCAGCAGTGTGAGCACCAGCAAGCtgttctccagcagcacagcaccacatGAGACATCCTTTGGTGAGGAGGTGGAGGTGCACAACCTGCTCATCATAGATCAGCACACCTTTGAAG TGCTTCATGCTCACCAGTTTCTGCAGAATGAATATGCCCTCAGCCTGGTCTCCTGCAAGCTGGGCAAGGACCCCAACACCTACTTCATTGTGGGCACTGCCATGGTGTACCCTGAGGAGGCAGAGCCCAAGCAGGGTCGCATCGTTGTCTTCCACTACTCTGATG ggaagctgcagagcctggctgagaagGAGGTGAAGGGAGCTGTCTACTCCATGGTGGAGTTCAACGGCAAGCTCTTAGCCAGCATCAACAGCACG GTGCGCCTCTACGAGTGGACGGCGGAGAAGGAGCTGCGCACGGAGTGCAACCACTACAACAACATCATGGCCCTCTACCTGAAGACCAAGGGGGACTTCATCCTGGTGGGGGACCTGATGCGCTCTGTCCTCCTCCTCGCCTACAAACCCATGGAGGGCAACTTTGAGGAG ATTGCCAGGGACTTCAACCCCAACTGGATGAGCGCCGTGGAGATCCTGGACGACGACAActtcctgggagcagagaatGCTTTCAACCTCTTTGTGTGCCAGAAGGACAG CGCGGCCACGACCGACGAGGAGCgccagcacctgcaggaggTGGGGCTGTCCCACCTGGGAGAGTTTGTCAATGTCTTCTGCCATGGCTCCCTGGTCATGCAGAACCTGGGGGAgacctccacccccacccaggGCTCCGTTCTCTTCGGCACAGTCAACGGCATGATCG GCCTGGTGACCTCCCTGTCAGAGAGCTGGTACAACCTTCTCCTGGATATGCAGAACAGGTTGAACAAAGTCATCAAGAGTGTGGGCAAGATTGAGCACTCCTT CTGGAGATCCTTCCACACCGAGCGCAAGACAGAGCCGGCCACAGGCTTCATCGACGGGGACCTGATTGAGAGCTTCTTGGACATCAGCAGGCCCAAGatgcaggaggtggtggcaaACTTGCAG ATCGACGACGGCAGCGGCATGAAGAGGGAAGCCACCGTGGACGACCTGATCAAGATCGTGGAGGAGCTGACCCGCATCCattag